A part of Palaemon carinicauda isolate YSFRI2023 chromosome 8, ASM3689809v2, whole genome shotgun sequence genomic DNA contains:
- the LOC137645646 gene encoding uncharacterized protein isoform X1 — MEFLGRCNNPRPQNRTRPTESLSSTPLMVVIAISLLCYLIAMYFGLKDGFKVAVLGDNLATYGTVVLLLVNFSYIFHTLKILFCVKSNSFPTWQEVRELRSTVMNLSSSFIVGLGLAIVAYDWFTEFGHIRETAIYPVKADNESMIIPNGTLTLNETFYPNDTLVLNERTPRSKDDIVNKNLSLTKEDIKRTWYDHFRPTDSAAVPLNTERATDLYKPADSVVIPRNSTNTTEANDILINVTASDDYQEDHRSYTRNNPPFVSLLFSSFSFCLAGAVIIITSMFEKQCLNALQEEQSNNGSSSDHFISGETERLPLHPVTRVRPVTGMHNVKKIYPITERPPVTSREVVPCNGDGVHEDFVVLGQGSGMVIYDRPNATRTAEDPTNVPSTSTSPNRTFFQENQTTSTHDSDLGDLAAGKRVQFDEPQFSPVMLYPQYRPGMGRYWCAVCNSILAPIQESQKHPSVTAPKQQRKKKSSAVNLEEIQGIAQTLSQAQTSRENCNLGVAHTQSQLHPVNTNAKLKSKPGAENTLEMLQEDKPLQASYENLAALLRSVDSASEGEYIEMKSPEGGYIEFKSTEGEYLEMKGK; from the exons ATGGAGTTTCTTGGTAGATGCAATAATCCCCGGCCTCAGAATAGGACCCGACCGACGGAAAGTTTATCCTCTACGCCTTTGATGGTTGTGATTGCAATAAGTCTT ttaTGTTATTTGATAGCTATGTACTTTGGTCTCAAGGATGGCTTCAAAGTTGCTGTTTTGGGAGACA ATTTGGCTACATATGGAACAGTGGTGCTGTTGCTTgttaatttctcttatatattccacactttgaagatattattttgtgttaag AGCAACAGCTTCCCCACATGGCAGGAGGTCAGAGAGCTTCGCAGCACTGTTATGAATTTGTCTTCTAGCTTTATAGTTGGACTTGGTCTAGCAATAGTAGCTTATGACTGGTTCACAGAATTCGGACACATAAGAGAAACTGCCATTTATCCAGTTAAAGCAGATAACGAATCTATGATTATTCCCAATGGCACTTTGACTTTGAATGAAACTTTCTATCCAAATGACACTTTAGTTTTGAATGAAAGGACGCCTAGAAGTAAAGATGATATTGTAAACAAGAACCTCTCATTGACTAAAGAAGACATAAAAAGAACGTGGTACGATCACTTCAGGCCAACTGACAGTGCGGCAGTCCCCTTAAATACAGAGCGCGCAACAGATTTGTACAAGCCAGCCGACAGTGTAGTAATCCCCAGAAACTCAACCAACACAACAGAGGCGAATGATATCTTAATCAACGTAACTGCCAGTGATGATTATCAGGAGGATCATCGATCTTATACAAGGAATAATCCTCCATTTGTCAGTTTGCTTTTCTCCAGCTTTTCATTTTGCCTCGCTGGAGCTGTGATTATCATCACATCAATGTTTGAGAAACAA tgtcttaatGCACTGCAGGAAGAACAATCGAACAACGGCAGTTCCTCCGATCATTTTATTTCTGGAGAAACCGAAAGATTGCCTTTGCATCCTGTAACTAGAGTCCGTCCTGTAACTGGAATGcataatgttaaaaaaatttaTCCTATAACTGAAAGGCCTCCTGTAACATCCAGAGAAGTGGTACCTTGTAATGGAGATGGGGTTCATGAGGACTTTGTTGTTCTAGGTCAAGGTTCGGGTATGGTTATTTATGATAGACCAAATGCTACAAGAACTGCCGAGGACCCTACTAATGTACCCTCAACTTCCACTTCTCCTAATAGGACATTTTTCCAGGAAAatcaaaccacttcaacacatgaTAGTGATCTGGGTGACTTGGCAGCTGGTAAGAGAGTGCAGTTTGATGAACCACAATTCAGCCCAGTGATGCTCTACCCCCAATACCGTCCTGGAATGGGTCGTTACTGGTGTGCAGTCTGCAACTCTATATTGGCCCCCATTCAAGAATCGCAGAAGCATCCCAGTGTGACAGCACCTaaacaacaaagaaagaaaaagagctCTGCTGTAAATCTAGAAGAAATTCAGGGTATTGCCCAGACATTATCACAGGCACAAACCAGCAGGGAGAATTGTAACCTTGGTGTTGCTCACACACAGAGCCAATTACATCCTGTCAATACAAATGCAAAACTTAAATCAAAACCTGGTGCTGAGAATACATTAGAGATGTTACAAGAAGATAAACCATTGCAAGCATCTTATGAAAATTTAGCTGCGCTGTTGCGCTCGGTTGATAGCGCATCTGAAGGTGAATACATAGAAATGAAGAGCCCCGAAGGTGGTTACATAGAGTTTAAGAGCACTGAAGGTGAATACTTAGAAATGAAGGGGAAGTAa
- the LOC137645646 gene encoding uncharacterized protein isoform X2, which translates to MNLSSSFIVGLGLAIVAYDWFTEFGHIRETAIYPVKADNESMIIPNGTLTLNETFYPNDTLVLNERTPRSKDDIVNKNLSLTKEDIKRTWYDHFRPTDSAAVPLNTERATDLYKPADSVVIPRNSTNTTEANDILINVTASDDYQEDHRSYTRNNPPFVSLLFSSFSFCLAGAVIIITSMFEKQCLNALQEEQSNNGSSSDHFISGETERLPLHPVTRVRPVTGMHNVKKIYPITERPPVTSREVVPCNGDGVHEDFVVLGQGSGMVIYDRPNATRTAEDPTNVPSTSTSPNRTFFQENQTTSTHDSDLGDLAAGKRVQFDEPQFSPVMLYPQYRPGMGRYWCAVCNSILAPIQESQKHPSVTAPKQQRKKKSSAVNLEEIQGIAQTLSQAQTSRENCNLGVAHTQSQLHPVNTNAKLKSKPGAENTLEMLQEDKPLQASYENLAALLRSVDSASEGEYIEMKSPEGGYIEFKSTEGEYLEMKGK; encoded by the exons ATGAATTTGTCTTCTAGCTTTATAGTTGGACTTGGTCTAGCAATAGTAGCTTATGACTGGTTCACAGAATTCGGACACATAAGAGAAACTGCCATTTATCCAGTTAAAGCAGATAACGAATCTATGATTATTCCCAATGGCACTTTGACTTTGAATGAAACTTTCTATCCAAATGACACTTTAGTTTTGAATGAAAGGACGCCTAGAAGTAAAGATGATATTGTAAACAAGAACCTCTCATTGACTAAAGAAGACATAAAAAGAACGTGGTACGATCACTTCAGGCCAACTGACAGTGCGGCAGTCCCCTTAAATACAGAGCGCGCAACAGATTTGTACAAGCCAGCCGACAGTGTAGTAATCCCCAGAAACTCAACCAACACAACAGAGGCGAATGATATCTTAATCAACGTAACTGCCAGTGATGATTATCAGGAGGATCATCGATCTTATACAAGGAATAATCCTCCATTTGTCAGTTTGCTTTTCTCCAGCTTTTCATTTTGCCTCGCTGGAGCTGTGATTATCATCACATCAATGTTTGAGAAACAA tgtcttaatGCACTGCAGGAAGAACAATCGAACAACGGCAGTTCCTCCGATCATTTTATTTCTGGAGAAACCGAAAGATTGCCTTTGCATCCTGTAACTAGAGTCCGTCCTGTAACTGGAATGcataatgttaaaaaaatttaTCCTATAACTGAAAGGCCTCCTGTAACATCCAGAGAAGTGGTACCTTGTAATGGAGATGGGGTTCATGAGGACTTTGTTGTTCTAGGTCAAGGTTCGGGTATGGTTATTTATGATAGACCAAATGCTACAAGAACTGCCGAGGACCCTACTAATGTACCCTCAACTTCCACTTCTCCTAATAGGACATTTTTCCAGGAAAatcaaaccacttcaacacatgaTAGTGATCTGGGTGACTTGGCAGCTGGTAAGAGAGTGCAGTTTGATGAACCACAATTCAGCCCAGTGATGCTCTACCCCCAATACCGTCCTGGAATGGGTCGTTACTGGTGTGCAGTCTGCAACTCTATATTGGCCCCCATTCAAGAATCGCAGAAGCATCCCAGTGTGACAGCACCTaaacaacaaagaaagaaaaagagctCTGCTGTAAATCTAGAAGAAATTCAGGGTATTGCCCAGACATTATCACAGGCACAAACCAGCAGGGAGAATTGTAACCTTGGTGTTGCTCACACACAGAGCCAATTACATCCTGTCAATACAAATGCAAAACTTAAATCAAAACCTGGTGCTGAGAATACATTAGAGATGTTACAAGAAGATAAACCATTGCAAGCATCTTATGAAAATTTAGCTGCGCTGTTGCGCTCGGTTGATAGCGCATCTGAAGGTGAATACATAGAAATGAAGAGCCCCGAAGGTGGTTACATAGAGTTTAAGAGCACTGAAGGTGAATACTTAGAAATGAAGGGGAAGTAa